The Streptomyces sp. NBC_01353 genome contains a region encoding:
- a CDS encoding TerD family protein, with product MTAMTPGSNIPLSAARVAVDVAAPVRLDVSGLLLSADGKVRSDDDFIFYNQPSGPGVAYRSGGGSTPDAIVVDTGAVPPGIEKIVVTASPDAAGQTFQGIEPTATIRNADDGSVLATFTPPQLGTETALVVVEIYLRNGAWKARAVGQGYANGLAGIATDFGVSVDEEPAAAAPPTPVAPVAPPVAAPVDPRIAATTPPPPSAPPAPPAAAPVSTGKINLDKGRVSLQKNQTVSLVKGGRPLLSQVKMGLGWEPAYRGKDIDLDASVIAYGPQRNHLDSCYFGKLSILNGSIKHSGDNLTGEGAGDDEVIVVDLGRLPADATGLVFTVNSFSGQKFTEVAKAYCRLMDAATGEELVRFDLTTAEPQTGVMMAKLIKQFTGEWEMTAMGDFVKSRTVRGMVKPAAQAL from the coding sequence ATGACCGCTATGACCCCCGGCTCGAACATCCCTCTCTCCGCCGCGCGCGTGGCGGTGGACGTGGCCGCCCCGGTGCGGCTCGACGTCTCGGGCCTTCTGCTCAGCGCCGACGGCAAGGTGCGCTCGGACGACGACTTCATCTTCTACAACCAGCCGTCCGGCCCCGGCGTGGCCTACCGCTCCGGCGGTGGCTCGACCCCGGACGCGATCGTGGTGGACACCGGCGCGGTGCCGCCCGGCATCGAGAAGATCGTGGTCACCGCGAGCCCCGACGCCGCGGGCCAGACGTTCCAGGGCATCGAACCCACCGCGACGATCCGCAACGCGGACGACGGCAGCGTCCTCGCCACGTTCACCCCGCCTCAGCTCGGCACGGAGACGGCGCTTGTGGTCGTGGAGATCTATCTCCGCAACGGCGCCTGGAAGGCACGCGCCGTCGGCCAGGGGTACGCCAACGGGCTCGCCGGCATCGCCACCGACTTCGGCGTCTCGGTCGACGAGGAGCCCGCCGCCGCGGCGCCCCCGACGCCCGTCGCACCGGTCGCGCCCCCGGTGGCCGCCCCCGTGGACCCGCGGATCGCCGCGACGACGCCTCCCCCGCCGTCCGCCCCGCCCGCTCCCCCGGCCGCCGCCCCGGTCTCCACCGGGAAGATCAACCTGGACAAGGGCCGGGTCAGCCTCCAGAAGAACCAGACGGTGTCCCTGGTCAAGGGCGGCCGCCCGCTGCTCTCCCAGGTCAAGATGGGCCTCGGCTGGGAGCCCGCGTACCGCGGCAAGGACATCGACCTCGACGCCTCGGTCATCGCGTACGGCCCCCAGCGCAACCACCTGGACAGCTGCTACTTCGGCAAGCTGTCCATCCTGAACGGCTCCATCAAGCACTCCGGCGACAACCTGACCGGTGAGGGCGCGGGCGACGACGAGGTCATCGTGGTCGACCTCGGCCGCCTCCCCGCCGACGCCACCGGCCTGGTCTTCACGGTCAACTCCTTCTCCGGCCAGAAGTTCACCGAGGTCGCCAAGGCGTACTGCCGGCTGATGGACGCGGCGACCGGCGAGGAGCTGGTCCGCTTCGACCTGACCACCGCCGAGCCGCAGACGGGCGTGATGATGGCCAAGCTCATCAAGCAGTTCACCGGTGAGTGGGAAATGACGGCGATGGGCGACTTCGTGAAGTCACGGACGGTCCGCGGCATGGTGAAGCCGGCCGCCCAGGCCCTCTGA
- a CDS encoding histidine kinase has protein sequence MRRPFTLLLGQRARFRWVHLILGGAVFMPYWLVGTVVMGWLIGGESMFAASLSVQFGAYAIGLPLAAITSLFPLTRPMSVAAARALCGIPADRLADGPARGRSAKARTAGWFTLHLGVGALISGATLALPPFAVTVMALPFSASLRESELTSLWGLDRPWAQWFGLPAGLAMLLTLAAVVAATGELLARQAPRLLGPSPADRLAAAERRAAELAVRNRLARELHDSVGHALSAVTLQASAARRVLDSDPEFVREALAAIEETTRRTVGELDSVLGLLRQGEDDGELPGLPLDALDSLVQGAGPRVELSVTGELDRVPEAVSREAYRIVQEGLTNAARYAGGGRVTARLALHDDELEIMMENPLPARAPVARPDGGRGLLGIAERARLLGGTSEAGPVDDAWRLAVRLPLGGGR, from the coding sequence GTGAGGCGTCCGTTCACGCTGCTCCTGGGGCAACGGGCCAGGTTCCGCTGGGTCCATCTGATCCTGGGCGGCGCCGTGTTCATGCCGTACTGGCTGGTCGGCACCGTGGTCATGGGATGGCTCATCGGCGGGGAGTCGATGTTCGCGGCGAGCCTGAGCGTGCAGTTCGGGGCGTACGCGATCGGCCTGCCGCTCGCCGCGATCACCTCGCTCTTCCCGCTGACCCGGCCGATGTCGGTGGCGGCGGCGCGGGCGCTGTGCGGGATCCCGGCGGACCGGCTCGCGGACGGTCCGGCCCGCGGCCGGAGCGCGAAGGCGCGGACGGCGGGCTGGTTCACGCTCCATCTGGGAGTCGGCGCGCTCATCAGCGGGGCGACGCTGGCGCTGCCGCCGTTCGCGGTCACGGTGATGGCGCTGCCGTTCTCGGCGTCGCTGCGGGAGTCTGAGCTGACCTCGCTCTGGGGTCTGGACCGGCCGTGGGCACAGTGGTTCGGGCTCCCGGCCGGTCTCGCGATGCTCCTCACGCTCGCCGCCGTCGTGGCGGCCACCGGGGAGCTCCTGGCCCGTCAGGCGCCGAGGCTCCTCGGGCCGAGTCCGGCGGACCGGCTGGCGGCGGCCGAGCGGCGCGCCGCCGAACTGGCCGTACGCAACCGGCTCGCCCGCGAGCTGCACGACTCGGTCGGCCACGCCCTGAGCGCGGTGACGCTCCAGGCGAGCGCGGCGCGGCGGGTGCTGGACAGCGATCCGGAGTTCGTACGCGAGGCCCTGGCGGCGATCGAGGAGACGACCCGGCGCACGGTCGGCGAGCTGGATTCCGTCCTCGGGCTGCTGCGTCAGGGCGAGGACGACGGGGAGCTGCCGGGGCTGCCGCTCGACGCGCTGGATTCGCTCGTGCAGGGCGCGGGGCCACGGGTGGAGCTGTCGGTGACCGGGGAGCTCGACCGAGTGCCGGAGGCCGTGTCGAGGGAGGCGTACCGGATCGTCCAGGAGGGACTGACGAACGCGGCCAGGTACGCGGGCGGCGGGCGCGTGACCGCACGGCTCGCCCTGCACGACGACGAGTTGGAGATCATGATGGAGAACCCCCTGCCCGCCCGCGCGCCGGTGGCCCGCCCCGACGGCGGCCGCGGCCTCCTCGGCATCGCGGAGCGCGCCCGCCTCCTGGGCGGTACGTCGGAGGCCGGCCCGGTGGACGACGCCTGGCGCCTCGCGGTGCGCCTGCCGCTGGGAGGTGGCCGGTGA
- a CDS encoding AraC family transcriptional regulator: MDEARQEIDARYYANFMDVIEPGERPFAARFDTVDLGDLVIGDLACGADVRMRFGELGAFHVNAPLSGTMEMRQGGGAPVVATPTDALVLDPSGDTFLDRWSGDCRTVSVKIGAAALHDRLERLLGRPPRGALAFEPRLDISRGPGLAWARFARQVAREALAGDSLAHHTLVAAPLQEALLNGLLLAAEHPWREELDRPAEPLRPAPVKRAMDAVRDRPEHPFTTTELAGLARVGVRRLQESFREYVGMSPMAYVREVRLERVHEELRGAGPDELSVSEVAWRWGFAHHGRFAAQYRTRFGETPSQTLRSEGDGSASGGRRPARRVPRTLAALSGSRGSVSPP, from the coding sequence GTGGACGAGGCGCGGCAGGAGATCGACGCGCGGTACTACGCCAACTTCATGGACGTCATCGAGCCGGGCGAGCGTCCCTTCGCCGCCCGGTTCGACACCGTCGACCTGGGGGACCTGGTCATCGGCGACCTCGCCTGCGGGGCCGATGTACGGATGCGCTTCGGCGAGCTCGGGGCGTTCCACGTCAACGCCCCGCTCAGCGGCACGATGGAGATGCGCCAGGGCGGCGGCGCGCCGGTGGTCGCGACGCCGACCGACGCGCTCGTGCTCGACCCCTCGGGAGACACCTTCCTGGACCGCTGGAGCGGGGACTGCCGGACCGTCTCGGTCAAGATCGGCGCTGCGGCGCTGCACGACCGGCTGGAGCGGCTCCTCGGGCGGCCGCCGCGGGGCGCCCTCGCCTTCGAGCCGCGTCTGGACATCTCGCGCGGCCCCGGGCTTGCCTGGGCGCGCTTCGCCCGGCAGGTGGCGCGCGAGGCGCTCGCCGGGGACAGCCTGGCCCATCACACGCTGGTCGCGGCGCCCCTTCAGGAGGCGCTGCTGAACGGACTGCTGCTGGCCGCCGAGCACCCCTGGCGCGAGGAGCTGGACCGCCCCGCGGAGCCGCTGCGGCCCGCACCCGTCAAGCGCGCGATGGACGCCGTACGGGACCGTCCCGAGCACCCCTTCACCACCACGGAACTGGCCGGCCTGGCCCGCGTCGGGGTGCGCCGGCTCCAGGAGTCGTTCCGGGAGTACGTGGGTATGTCACCGATGGCGTACGTCCGCGAGGTCCGGCTGGAGCGGGTCCACGAGGAGCTGCGGGGCGCGGGGCCGGATGAGCTGAGCGTGAGCGAGGTGGCCTGGCGCTGGGGCTTCGCCCATCACGGGCGGTTCGCGGCGCAGTACCGGACCCGATTCGGCGAGACGCCCTCGCAGACCCTGCGCTCGGAGGGTGACGGCTCTGCGTCGGGAGGGCGGCGGCCGGCTCGCCGCGTTCCGCGGACACTGGCCGCGCTGAGCGGATCGCGGGGGTCCGTATCGCCGCCGTAG
- a CDS encoding response regulator transcription factor, producing MVRTALRVILDAEPDLEVVGEASTGAEAVSVVRERRPDVVLMDVRMPEIDGIRATEQILAGMAEPPRIVVVTTFENDSYVYDALRVGAAGFLLKRAAAEELVDAVRLVARSDSLLYPAAVRGLAAEHARRRPPAAPPWVARLTEREAEVLRLVAKGLTNAEIAGRMGVGPATVKSHVAAVLAKTGARDRTQAVILAYESGFISPG from the coding sequence ATGGTGCGGACCGCGCTGCGGGTGATCCTCGACGCGGAGCCCGACCTGGAGGTGGTGGGCGAGGCGTCGACGGGCGCCGAGGCGGTGTCGGTGGTGCGTGAGCGCCGGCCGGACGTGGTCCTGATGGATGTGCGGATGCCGGAGATCGACGGGATACGGGCGACCGAGCAGATCCTGGCGGGGATGGCGGAGCCGCCGCGGATCGTGGTGGTGACGACCTTCGAGAACGATTCGTACGTGTACGACGCGCTGCGGGTGGGCGCGGCCGGGTTCCTGCTGAAGCGGGCGGCGGCCGAGGAGCTGGTGGACGCGGTCCGGTTGGTCGCGCGCAGCGACTCCCTGCTCTACCCGGCGGCAGTCCGAGGCCTCGCCGCCGAGCACGCCCGCCGCCGTCCCCCGGCGGCACCGCCCTGGGTGGCCCGGCTGACCGAGCGCGAGGCGGAGGTGCTGCGTCTGGTGGCGAAGGGCCTGACGAACGCGGAGATCGCCGGCCGGATGGGCGTGGGCCCGGCGACGGTGAAGTCCCACGTGGCGGCGGTCCTGGCGAAGACGGGCGCCCGGGACCGCACCCAGGCGGTGATCCTGGCGTACGAGTCGGGATTCATCAGCCCTGGGTGA
- a CDS encoding GNAT family N-acetyltransferase, which translates to MSDLAYRVAGPADQSALAALDDSFTTEHVYEVAAGDIGFGLRLVAVDPPLVKVFPVEDEDGPGEDGAEADVHEIVAVDADGTPMGFIAVGVEEWNRRLVVHQVTVHPAHRGRGIGGELMRRALAHGRERGARTAWLEVTSVNVPAVRAYRRMGFRLCGLDTTLYTGTESEGETALFMARPLDR; encoded by the coding sequence ATGAGTGACCTTGCATACCGTGTCGCGGGGCCCGCCGACCAATCGGCCCTCGCCGCTCTCGACGACTCCTTCACCACGGAGCACGTCTACGAAGTCGCCGCCGGGGACATCGGGTTCGGGCTGCGGCTCGTCGCCGTCGACCCGCCGCTGGTCAAGGTCTTCCCCGTGGAGGACGAGGACGGCCCGGGCGAGGACGGCGCGGAGGCGGACGTGCACGAGATCGTGGCCGTCGACGCCGACGGGACGCCCATGGGGTTCATCGCCGTCGGCGTGGAGGAGTGGAACCGGCGACTCGTCGTCCACCAGGTCACCGTCCACCCCGCCCACCGCGGCCGGGGCATCGGCGGCGAGCTGATGCGCCGCGCCCTGGCCCATGGCCGCGAGCGCGGGGCCCGTACCGCCTGGCTGGAGGTCACCAGCGTCAACGTCCCGGCGGTACGGGCCTACCGGCGCATGGGATTCCGGCTCTGCGGCCTGGACACCACGCTCTACACCGGCACCGAGTCCGAGGGCGAGACCGCCCTGTTCATGGCCAGGCCCCTGGACCGGTAG
- a CDS encoding NAD(P)-dependent oxidoreductase translates to MPTPRTVLLTGAAGGVGTLMRELLPAYGYELRLLDLAPVDGAPDAIVADVTDRKALREAVRGVDAIIHLAGISLESTFEKILAANITGLHHLYEAAREEGVGRIVFASSNHAVGFTPHPRGDEPVIPVDTPHRPDTFYGLSKCFGEDLAQFYWDLHGLETVSVRIGSCFPEPSSVRMLSMWLSPADCARLLHAALTAENVGHTVVYGSSANTRLWWDLSTARALGYEPQDDSERFAERIIAEQGLPVEDDPAQVNLGGHFCTDPPRWPY, encoded by the coding sequence ATGCCTACACCCCGTACCGTCCTGCTCACCGGCGCCGCCGGGGGCGTCGGCACGCTGATGCGCGAGCTGCTGCCCGCGTACGGATACGAGCTCCGCCTGCTCGACCTGGCGCCCGTCGACGGCGCACCGGACGCGATCGTCGCCGATGTGACGGACCGCAAGGCGCTGCGCGAGGCCGTCCGAGGGGTGGACGCGATCATCCATCTCGCGGGCATCTCCCTGGAGTCGACCTTCGAGAAGATCCTCGCCGCGAACATCACCGGCCTGCACCACCTCTACGAGGCCGCGCGCGAGGAGGGGGTGGGGCGGATCGTCTTCGCCTCCAGCAACCACGCCGTCGGCTTCACCCCGCACCCGCGCGGGGACGAGCCGGTGATCCCCGTCGACACCCCGCACCGGCCGGACACCTTCTACGGGCTGTCCAAGTGCTTCGGCGAGGACCTCGCGCAGTTCTACTGGGACCTGCACGGCCTGGAGACCGTCTCCGTACGGATCGGTTCGTGCTTCCCCGAGCCGAGCTCGGTCCGGATGCTGTCGATGTGGCTCAGCCCCGCCGACTGCGCGCGCCTTCTCCACGCGGCGCTCACCGCCGAGAACGTGGGCCACACCGTGGTGTACGGATCGTCCGCCAACACCCGGCTGTGGTGGGACCTCTCCACGGCCCGGGCGCTCGGTTACGAGCCGCAGGACGACTCGGAGCGGTTCGCCGAGCGGATCATCGCCGAGCAGGGGCTGCCCGTGGAGGACGATCCGGCGCAGGTGAACCTGGGCGGCCACTTCTGCACCGACCCGCCGCGCTGGCCCTACTAG
- a CDS encoding MFS transporter codes for MRGTAGLYLTGVLVSGFGTTAMWLASGIWVKSLTGSDSLAALTVFALWAPALAGPLLGTVADRVRRRPLMVWSNLAMAALLPTLLWVDSADRVWLLFAVLVLYGIQGTVHEAAEVALAASALDKRLLGDFNGLRMTVNESVKLIAPLAAAGLFARYGGGTVALLDAVTFALAAGVFALMRVREEKPVRRASAHWLRDTAEGLRTILASPVLRPVVLAGSFTMLLAGVNGAAIYTVVDRGLGHSPAYAGVLYAVQGAGSVVAGPAAGPLLRRVPERLLSAAGLALFAVAAGARAVPHDGVALVASALIGVGLPWVLVAAMTAVQREAPETAVGRVAATAHTLVFVPNAIALAAGAGLVAFVDIRLLLPLLTVAGLAGAIALATRGAAARADVPAKADA; via the coding sequence GTGAGAGGAACAGCCGGTCTCTATCTGACCGGCGTCCTGGTGTCCGGCTTCGGCACGACGGCGATGTGGCTGGCGTCGGGGATCTGGGTCAAGTCCCTGACCGGCTCGGACAGTCTGGCGGCGCTGACCGTGTTCGCCCTGTGGGCGCCGGCGCTCGCCGGTCCGCTGCTCGGCACGGTCGCCGACCGGGTGCGGCGGCGACCGCTCATGGTGTGGTCGAACCTGGCGATGGCGGCGCTGCTGCCGACGCTGCTGTGGGTCGACAGCGCGGACCGGGTGTGGCTGTTGTTCGCCGTGCTCGTGCTGTACGGGATCCAGGGCACCGTCCACGAGGCGGCGGAGGTCGCGCTGGCCGCGAGTGCGCTCGACAAGCGGCTGCTCGGGGACTTCAACGGGCTGCGGATGACGGTGAACGAGAGCGTGAAGCTCATCGCCCCGCTCGCCGCGGCCGGACTCTTCGCCCGGTACGGCGGCGGGACGGTGGCGCTGCTCGACGCGGTGACGTTCGCGCTGGCCGCGGGGGTGTTCGCACTGATGCGGGTACGGGAGGAGAAGCCGGTGCGCCGGGCGTCCGCGCACTGGCTCCGCGACACGGCGGAGGGCCTGCGCACGATCCTCGCCTCGCCCGTCCTGCGTCCAGTGGTGCTCGCCGGCTCGTTCACGATGCTGCTCGCCGGGGTCAACGGGGCGGCGATCTACACCGTCGTGGACCGGGGGCTCGGCCATTCGCCCGCGTACGCGGGTGTGCTGTACGCCGTCCAGGGTGCGGGCTCGGTCGTCGCGGGACCGGCGGCCGGACCGCTGCTGCGCCGGGTCCCCGAACGCCTGCTGTCCGCCGCCGGACTGGCCCTGTTCGCCGTGGCCGCGGGCGCCCGGGCCGTCCCCCACGACGGGGTGGCGCTGGTGGCGAGCGCGCTGATCGGGGTGGGCCTGCCCTGGGTGCTGGTCGCCGCGATGACGGCGGTGCAGCGGGAGGCCCCGGAGACCGCGGTGGGCCGCGTGGCGGCGACGGCCCACACCCTGGTCTTCGTTCCGAACGCGATCGCCCTGGCGGCGGGCGCGGGCCTGGTGGCGTTCGTCGACATCCGGCTGCTGCTGCCGCTGCTGACCGTCGCCGGCCTGGCCGGGGCGATCGCCCTGGCCACCCGAGGGGCGGCCGCCCGTGCCGACGTCCCGGCGAAGGCGGACGCCTGA
- a CDS encoding NCS2 family permease, with protein sequence MFDTRTNPVDRYFAISARGSTFGREIRGGFATFFTMAYILVLNPIILGSAEDKFGNTLSGAQLATVTALVAAVMTVVMGVGGNLPLAVAAGLGLNAVVAFQLAPLMSWPDAMGLVVLEGILICVLVVTGLREAVMHAIPQPLKQAISVGIGLFIAFIGFIDAGFVTRIPGETGTVPVQLGAGGHLSGWPMLVFCLGVLLTVALMARKVKGAILLSIVAMTLVAIVINEIADIPAAAWGLTVPAVPADIVAAPDFGLVGSFSLLGAFEQIGVVTLVLLVFTLLLSDFFDTMGTVVGVSSEAGLLDENGKVPHLGRVLLIDGAAAVAGGAASASSNTSYIESAAGVGEGARTGFASVVTGGLFALALFLTPLATVVPAQAAAPALVAVGFLLMAQVRHIDWTSYEIAIPAFLTIAVMPFTYSITNGIGAGFLAYVVIKAVLGKAREVHWLLWGTAALFAVYFAIDPIEQLFGVK encoded by the coding sequence ATGTTCGACACCAGAACCAACCCCGTCGACCGGTACTTCGCGATCAGTGCCAGGGGATCGACCTTCGGCCGGGAGATACGCGGCGGCTTCGCCACGTTCTTCACCATGGCCTACATCCTCGTGCTCAACCCGATCATCCTGGGCAGCGCGGAGGACAAGTTCGGGAACACGCTCAGCGGAGCCCAACTGGCCACCGTCACCGCCCTGGTGGCCGCCGTCATGACCGTCGTGATGGGCGTCGGCGGGAACCTCCCGCTCGCCGTCGCCGCCGGACTCGGACTGAACGCCGTCGTCGCCTTCCAGCTCGCACCCCTCATGAGCTGGCCGGACGCGATGGGGCTCGTCGTCCTCGAAGGCATCCTGATCTGCGTCCTGGTCGTCACCGGGCTCCGCGAAGCCGTCATGCACGCCATCCCGCAGCCGCTCAAACAGGCCATCAGCGTCGGCATCGGCCTCTTCATCGCCTTCATCGGCTTCATCGACGCCGGCTTCGTGACCCGCATCCCCGGCGAGACCGGCACCGTCCCCGTCCAACTCGGCGCGGGCGGCCACCTCTCCGGCTGGCCGATGCTCGTCTTCTGTCTCGGCGTCCTGCTCACCGTCGCCCTCATGGCCCGCAAGGTGAAGGGCGCGATCCTCCTCTCCATCGTCGCCATGACCCTCGTCGCGATCGTGATCAACGAGATCGCCGACATCCCGGCCGCCGCCTGGGGCCTTACCGTCCCGGCCGTCCCCGCGGACATCGTCGCCGCGCCCGACTTCGGACTCGTCGGCTCCTTCAGTCTGCTCGGCGCCTTCGAACAGATCGGTGTCGTCACCCTCGTCCTGCTCGTCTTCACCCTGCTGCTCAGCGACTTCTTCGACACCATGGGCACCGTCGTCGGCGTCTCCAGCGAGGCAGGTCTCCTCGACGAGAACGGCAAGGTCCCGCACCTCGGCCGGGTCCTCCTCATCGACGGCGCCGCGGCCGTCGCGGGCGGCGCCGCCTCCGCCTCCTCGAACACCTCCTACATCGAGTCGGCGGCCGGCGTCGGCGAGGGCGCCCGCACCGGCTTCGCCTCGGTGGTCACCGGCGGCCTGTTCGCCCTGGCCCTCTTCCTCACCCCGCTGGCCACCGTCGTCCCCGCCCAGGCCGCCGCGCCCGCCCTGGTCGCCGTCGGCTTCCTGCTGATGGCCCAGGTCCGGCACATCGACTGGACGAGCTACGAGATCGCGATCCCTGCCTTCCTGACCATCGCGGTCATGCCGTTCACGTACTCGATCACCAACGGCATCGGCGCCGGATTCCTCGCCTACGTCGTCATCAAGGCCGTCCTCGGCAAGGCGCGCGAGGTGCACTGGCTGCTGTGGGGGACGGCCGCGCTGTTCGCGGTCTACTTCGCGATCGACCCGATCGAGCAGCTGTTCGGCGTCAAGTAG
- a CDS encoding 5-dehydro-4-deoxyglucarate dehydratase, whose product MTSAPLAARLDGLLFFPVTAFGPDGTVDLDTFRAHVRDGIEAGAGAVFACCGTGEFHALTPEEFQACVAAAVEESAGRVPVLAGAGYGTALAIRYARLAEEAGADGLLAMPPYLVVADQAGLLRHYTELAAATSLDVIVYQRDNAILTPETAVALARAEGIIGLKDGLGDLDLMQRIVSAVRAEGLDLLYFNGLPTAELTGLAYRGIGVTLYSSAVFCFAPDIALAFHRALTTGDDATVERLIDGFYRPLVELRAKGRGYAVSLVKAAVRMGGLDVGEVRPPLSEPAPEHLKELAVIIEHGRALLGSDA is encoded by the coding sequence GTGACCTCAGCCCCGCTCGCCGCCCGGCTGGACGGCCTGCTGTTCTTCCCCGTCACCGCCTTCGGACCGGACGGCACCGTCGACCTCGACACCTTCCGCGCCCATGTCCGCGACGGCATCGAGGCGGGCGCGGGCGCGGTCTTCGCCTGCTGCGGCACCGGTGAGTTCCACGCCCTCACCCCCGAGGAGTTCCAGGCCTGTGTCGCCGCCGCCGTGGAGGAGTCCGCCGGCCGGGTCCCGGTCCTCGCCGGCGCCGGCTACGGCACCGCGCTCGCGATCCGGTACGCGCGGCTCGCCGAGGAGGCGGGCGCCGACGGGCTCCTCGCCATGCCCCCGTATCTCGTCGTCGCCGACCAGGCGGGGCTGCTGCGCCACTACACCGAACTCGCCGCCGCCACCTCGCTCGACGTCATCGTCTACCAGCGCGACAACGCGATCCTCACCCCTGAGACCGCCGTGGCCCTCGCCCGCGCCGAGGGGATCATCGGCCTCAAGGACGGCCTCGGCGACCTCGACCTGATGCAGCGGATCGTCAGTGCCGTCCGAGCCGAGGGCCTCGACCTGCTCTACTTCAACGGCCTGCCGACCGCCGAACTCACCGGCCTCGCCTACCGGGGCATCGGCGTCACGCTCTACTCCTCCGCCGTCTTCTGCTTCGCCCCCGACATCGCCCTCGCCTTCCACCGGGCCCTCACGACCGGCGACGACGCGACCGTGGAGCGGCTTATTGACGGCTTCTACCGTCCCCTCGTCGAACTGCGGGCGAAGGGGCGCGGCTACGCGGTCTCCCTCGTCAAGGCCGCGGTCCGCATGGGCGGACTGGACGTCGGCGAGGTACGGCCGCCGCTGAGCGAGCCCGCGCCCGAGCACCTGAAGGAGCTCGCCGTGATCATCGAGCACGGGCGGGCGCTGCTGGGGAGCGACGCGTGA
- a CDS encoding penicillin-binding transpeptidase domain-containing protein, giving the protein MNKTIRRASVFSLLLVLALLGRATWVQAYEAKALADDKKNRRNVMAQYAQPLGNIIVAGSPVTGSKETEGSDLAYKRSYTDGELYAAVTGYSSQAYGATQLEGIYSDVLDGTDTRLKNPLDALTGKQQEPGDVLTTIDPAVQKAAYEALGEKKGAAVAIDPKTGRILGMVSTPSYDPSKIAGLTDGSTWQELTTDKDKPLVNRALRQPLPPGSTFKLVVAAAALENGLYSSVDTATDSPNPYKLPDSTRYLENENASAPCENATIRTALQYSCNNVFAKIAVDLGQDEVKAMAEKFGFNNAEQDVPVRAYASVYPSGMDRPQTALTGIGQFDVTATPLQIAMVSAAIANDGLMAAPHMVSKVVDSDGDTLQSFEDGDTERIVSSATAEQLRSAMVTVVDKGTGTNAAISGAEVGGKTGTAQHGENNSKTPYAWFTSYAKDSDTGKEVAVAVLIEDSGAARSEVSGNGLAAPVAQKMMKAALK; this is encoded by the coding sequence ATGAACAAGACGATCAGGCGCGCCTCGGTCTTCTCGCTGCTCCTGGTGCTCGCCCTGCTGGGGCGGGCGACCTGGGTGCAGGCGTACGAAGCCAAGGCCCTCGCGGACGACAAGAAGAACCGGCGGAACGTGATGGCGCAGTACGCGCAGCCGCTCGGGAACATCATCGTGGCCGGTTCGCCGGTCACCGGATCGAAGGAGACGGAGGGCAGCGATCTCGCGTACAAGCGCAGCTACACCGACGGCGAGCTCTACGCGGCCGTCACCGGCTACAGCTCGCAGGCCTACGGCGCCACCCAGCTGGAGGGCATCTACTCCGACGTACTGGACGGCACCGACACCCGGCTGAAGAACCCGCTGGACGCCCTCACCGGCAAACAGCAGGAGCCCGGTGATGTGCTCACGACCATCGACCCGGCCGTCCAGAAGGCCGCGTACGAGGCGCTCGGCGAGAAGAAGGGCGCGGCCGTCGCCATCGACCCCAAGACCGGGCGGATCCTGGGCATGGTCTCCACGCCCTCGTACGACCCCTCGAAGATCGCCGGCCTGACCGACGGCTCCACCTGGCAGGAGCTGACCACGGACAAGGACAAGCCGCTGGTCAACCGGGCCCTGCGGCAGCCGCTGCCGCCGGGCTCCACCTTCAAGCTGGTCGTCGCGGCGGCCGCGCTGGAGAACGGTCTCTACAGCTCCGTGGACACGGCGACCGACAGCCCGAACCCCTACAAATTGCCCGATTCCACCCGCTATCTGGAGAACGAGAACGCCTCCGCTCCCTGCGAGAACGCCACCATCCGCACCGCGCTCCAGTACTCCTGCAACAACGTCTTCGCCAAGATCGCCGTCGATCTCGGCCAGGACGAGGTGAAGGCGATGGCGGAGAAGTTCGGCTTCAACAACGCCGAGCAGGACGTGCCCGTCCGCGCCTACGCGAGCGTGTACCCGTCCGGCATGGACAGGCCGCAGACCGCGCTGACCGGCATCGGCCAGTTCGATGTGACGGCGACGCCGCTCCAGATCGCCATGGTGTCCGCGGCGATCGCCAACGACGGACTCATGGCGGCGCCGCACATGGTCTCGAAGGTCGTCGACTCCGACGGCGACACCCTGCAGTCCTTCGAGGACGGGGACACCGAGCGGATCGTCTCCTCCGCGACGGCGGAACAGCTGCGCAGCGCGATGGTGACCGTGGTGGACAAGGGCACCGGCACGAACGCGGCCATCTCCGGCGCCGAGGTCGGCGGCAAGACGGGCACCGCACAGCACGGCGAGAACAACAGCAAGACGCCGTACGCCTGGTTCACCTCCTACGCCAAGGACTCGGACACCGGCAAGGAGGTCGCGGTCGCCGTCCTGATCGAGGACTCCGGGGCCGCGCGCTCGGAGGTCAGCGGCAACGGGCTCGCGGCCCCGGTGGCGCAGAAGATGATGAAGGCGGCGCTGAAGTGA